A window of Limosilactobacillus sp. WILCCON 0051 genomic DNA:
GCCAGCCGGTGGGATCATGACCAAACAGACACCCTTAAATCCAGAATATACATTTGAGGCTTTCGTTGAAGGTCGCAGCAATCAGATGGCCTATGCTTCCGCCTATGCTGCCTCTGAACAGCCGGGCGGACTTTATAATCCACTCTTGATCTATGGCGGCGTCGGCCTTGGCAAGACGCATTTGATGCAGGCCATTGCCAACAACATGCTGCGACATAACCCCAACGCCAAGATCAAATACGTTACCAGCGAAACCTTCACCAATGACTACATCAATTCGATCAAAAACAACAACCAAGAGCAGTTTCGGCGCGAGTATCGTGATCTGGACGCTTTGTTGGTCGATGACGTCCAGTTCTTTTCCAATAAGGAAGGTACCCAGCTGGAATTTTTCAATACCTTTAATTCACTGCATGACAACAACAAGCAGATCGTCTTGACTGCCGACCGAAATCCCAAGCAGATCCCCGATTTGACTGATCGCCTGGTCTCACGCTTCGTCTGGGGAGTTCCAGTCGAGATTACCTCGCCAGATCTAGAGACACGGACCGCCATTTTACGCAGCAAGGCCGAAGAAGAACAGATCAACGTTCCCAATGACGTTTTAAGCTTTATTGCCAGCAAGGTCGACACCAACGTCCGCGAGTTGGAAAGCGCGCTGCTGAGAGTTCGCGTAGCCGCCCAGCTTCACCACGCGCCCATCACGATTGAACTGGCCAATGAAACGCTCAAGGGCATGGAAGCTGCCGATGAGGCGATAATCTCGATCGACTTGATTCAAAAAAAGGTTGCGGCTTATTATAATATCCGTCAGTCTGATATCGTGGGGAAAAAACGCGTCAAGCAGATCGTCTTTCCGCGCCAGATTGCCATGTATCTTGCCCGAGAACTGACTGAAAGCTCACTGCCTAAGATTGGCAAGGAATTTGGCGGCAAGGATCATACCACGGTTCTCCATGCCATCGATAAGATTGAAAAACAGCTGGCCGAGGATGATAATTTACAAGACGACATCCGCAACCTTAGAATGGAGCTGCAGCCTTGATTGTGGAAAACTAAAAAGTTATTCACAAGA
This region includes:
- the dnaA gene encoding chromosomal replication initiator protein DnaA, producing the protein MIELNSLWESVQKEFRKTTGSVTYNNLIAPAKAISLENNQLTIELPTKSHRDFWQNEMTAKLKDLLFNETLVHIEPRYTLERELMTPSSPAGGIMTKQTPLNPEYTFEAFVEGRSNQMAYASAYAASEQPGGLYNPLLIYGGVGLGKTHLMQAIANNMLRHNPNAKIKYVTSETFTNDYINSIKNNNQEQFRREYRDLDALLVDDVQFFSNKEGTQLEFFNTFNSLHDNNKQIVLTADRNPKQIPDLTDRLVSRFVWGVPVEITSPDLETRTAILRSKAEEEQINVPNDVLSFIASKVDTNVRELESALLRVRVAAQLHHAPITIELANETLKGMEAADEAIISIDLIQKKVAAYYNIRQSDIVGKKRVKQIVFPRQIAMYLARELTESSLPKIGKEFGGKDHTTVLHAIDKIEKQLAEDDNLQDDIRNLRMELQP